Proteins from one Toxotes jaculatrix isolate fToxJac2 chromosome 13, fToxJac2.pri, whole genome shotgun sequence genomic window:
- the dazl gene encoding deleted in azoospermia-like: MDIHKPRSSNQTSTSLKLSNGYILPEGKLTPNALFVGGIDMKVDENEMRDFFARYGAVKEVKIITYRGGICKGYGFVYFSEDVNIQSIIEQQISFKGRKLKLGPAIMKERSSRSVPPRLVGPAPWMSPTQYFYCTCCSPVGGGIAQPSPILSGGNPYNQPYSYSNFGGVMVPQMPVNYAQNAYAYQYTPPHWTADQRTRPVNQSFVDCGVQTMLTVL; the protein is encoded by the exons ATG GATATCCACAAGCCCAGGAGCAGCAACCAGACTTCAACTTCCCTGAAGCTGTCCAATGGATACATTCTGCCTGAGGGAAAACTGACTCCTAACGCCCTCTTTGTCGGTGGGATAGACATGAAG gtggatgaaaatgaaatgcGGGACTTCTTTGCAAGATATGGGGCTGTTAAGGAAGTAAAAATTATCACATACCGTGGAGGGATCTGCAAAGG GTATGGCTTTGTGTACTTCAGTGAAGATGTCAACATTCAGTCAATCATTGAG CAACAGATCAGTTTTAAGGGCCGAAAACTCAAGCTGGGCCCTGCCATCATGAAAGAAAGGAGCTCCC gGTCCGTGCCACCCCGTCTGGTTGGCCCAGCTCCCTGGATGAGCCCCACCCAGTACTTCTACTGCACTTGCTGCTCACCCGTAGGAGGGGGCATTGCACAGCCTTCGCCCATCCTCAGTGGGGGCAACCCCTACAAtcag CCATACTCCTATTCTAACTTTGGAGGGGTAATGGTGCCACAGATGCCAGTGAACTACGCACAGAACGCCTACGCCTACCAG tacACTCCACCTCACTGGACGGCGGACCAGAGGACACGGCCTGTCAATCAG AGCTTTGTGGACTGTGGAGTCCAGACTATGTTGACTGTACTGTAG
- the rftn1a gene encoding raftlin — MGCRLPKLRKAEERRSPGNIYSTLRRPQVETKVGVAYTYHFLDFLLGKEEVPVSSVLCLSSVRELPVQVRELYAQGFVLVAVHPFVHPCGPRHAHIQRQLHRAVLVRETPSSEKSQMRWARHRLETDVCVAGHQAADPEVIQSYVKRIQDVAEQGVMFVGFLQQPGGGPCFLGHWDPEELSSLHSSPSPIHRHPFSANTSPTDPTEPHQNGVESDHHPLEPQELDHENVECNTQPLASREPDFSPLKPTLSSEFITQDSNEEIQISQISFKESLESTNQPPNHSKLGVDTVQWCPSQNPADSQGSQLCLSPSGSTGTVRQQESGLPEHKDSTEKQFHLPNQRGRQGSSSDSWLSSPELDGNHEKKSSSVYTDGQSRVTTHNNNHIRLHSSEKDKNSMSPPAQARMQLFALYNHTGELNTSLRFYSLRVPLQVQKEAGLITEVDAHWLDHMTQHFTSGAHLIDGFFHLGDDNDNGVSSVDSVFIFQSSAEETTNTSYDAIVVEQWTVVDGVVVKTDYIPLLQSLAPYGWRLMCVLPTPIVKTNSDGSLSTKQILFLQRPILQRKRKDFKIPNLRGRSKAKKNSTGEEDRENRSSVMEAEMDMLRRDTKEEEEEAEVRKSRDSGRRERASPQEGTEESEEDAQHQKGSLFLSGSRVSVEEWEEETDIDKIPVSKQEKSVRWTDVCQRDSGGVKEEVKTEERIKQQLFSGVC, encoded by the exons ATGGGGTGTAGGCTCCCTAAGCTACGGAAGGCAGAAGAGAGGCGAAGCCCGGGCAACATCTACTCCACCCTGCGACGGCCTCAGGTGGAGACTAAAGTGGGTGTGGCTTACACCTACCACTTCCTGGATTTCCTGCTGGGGAAAGAAG AGGTGCCGGTGTCATCGGTGCTATGTCTCTCCTCAGTCAGAGAGCTACCGGTTCAGGTCAGGGAACTCTACGCACAGGGTTTTGTCCTGGTCGCCGTCCACCCATTTGTTCACCCCTGCGGCCCTCGCCACGCACACATCCAGCGCCAGCTTCACCGGGCCGTGCTGGTCCGAGAGACGCCAAG ttCAGAGAAAAGCCAAATGAGGTGGGCAAGACATCGTCTggagacagatgtgtgtgtggcaggtcACCAGGCTGCTGATCCAGAAGTGATCCAGAGCTATGTCAAGAGG ATCCAGGATGTAGCGGAGCAAGGGGTGATGTTTGTGGGCTTTCTTCAGCAGCCAGGTGGTGGACCCTGCTTCTTGGGGCACTGGGATCCCGAGGAGCTGTCATCCTTACATTCAAGCCCTTCGCCCATACATCGACACCCCTTCAGTGCCAACACCAGCCCGACGGATCCAACAGAACCACATCAAAATGGTGTAGAATCTGACCATCACCCCTTGGAACCTCAAGAGTTAGATCATGAAAATGTAGAATGTAACACACAGCCTTTGGCGTCCAGAGAACCAGACTTTAGCCCTTTGAAACCCACCCTGAGTTCAGAGTTCATCACACAGGATTCTAATGAAGAAATTCAAATCTCACAGATCAGTTTTAAAGAGTCACTAGAATCAACAAACCAACCTCCAAATCACAGTAAACTTGGTGTAGACACTGTTCAGTGGTGTCCAAGTCAAAACCCAGCAGATTCCCAAGGGAGCcagctgtgtctcagccctTCAGGAAGTACCGGTACGGTCAGGCAGCAGGAGAGTGGTCTACCTGAACACAAGGACTCCACAGAGAAACAATTTCACCTTCCAaaccagagaggaagacaaggtTCAAGCTCAGACAGCTGGCTTAGCTCTCCAGAACTTGATGGcaaccatgaaaaaaaatccagctctGTTTATACAGATGGACAAAGCAGAgtaacaacacacaacaacaaccataTTCGTCTTCACAGTTCAGAGAAAGATAAGAACTCGATGTCACCACCAGCGCAGGCTA GGATGCAGCTCTTTGCCCTGTACAACCACACGGGGGAGCTGAACACTTCTCTGAGGTTCTACTCGCTGAGAGTGCCACTTCAAGTTCAAAAGGAAGCAGGGCTAATCACAGAAGTTGATGCGCACTGGCTCGACCACATGACTCAGCATTTCACCAGCGGCGCGCACCTCATTGATGGGTTTTTCCACCTTGGAGACGATAATG ACAATGGGGTTTCATCTGTGGACAGTGTGTTCATCTTCCAGAGCTCTGCAGAGGAGACCACAAACACCTCCTATGATGCTATCGTGGTTGAGCAGTGGACCGTTGTCGAT GGTGTGGTGGTCAAGACAGACTACATCCCATTGCTCCAGTCTTTAGCTCCATATGGATGgaggctgatgtgtgtgttgcccACACCAATTGTCAAGACCAACAG TGACGGGAGTTTGTCGACCAAGCAGATCCTCTTCCTTCAGAGACCCATTTTGCAACGCAAGAGAAAAGACTTCAAG ATACCGAACCTCAGGGGTCGCAGCAAGGCAAAGAAAAACTCCACAGGAGAAGAGGATAGAGAGAACAGGTCCTCCGTGATGGAGGCAGAGATGGACATGTTGagaagagacacaaaagaggaagaggaagaggcagaggtgaGGAAGAGCAGGGATAGCGGAAGGCGCGAAAGGGCGAGCCCTCAGGAAGGTACAGAGGAGAGCGAAGAGGATGCGCAACATCAGAAGGGCTCCTTGTTCCTATCAGGGAGCAGGGTTTCTGTTGAAGAGTGGGAGGAGGAAACTGACATTGACAAGATCCCTGTGTCCAAGCAGGAGAAGTCAGTGAGATGGACAgatgtgtgtcagagagattCAGGAGGGGtcaaggaggaggtgaagacagaagagcggatcaaacagcagctgttttccgGCGTCTGTTGA